The following are encoded in a window of Colletotrichum lupini chromosome 3, complete sequence genomic DNA:
- a CDS encoding hsp90-like protein, giving the protein MVDDSALAAAAAIVQSLAADGTTPMSLPFKVDARIELPGRDTPAKRSLENELAKLAQRIEKLESRAHASVAFPETPNEVHGSLFGDDSDGASPSSSNSRTVAAGPTKFQREGTATADPSLADSPLTDEALESLQEKVLDQEKGISSARQEISSVSAQLLEQKELQEQAFFKIEQERVATLERELWKHQKANEAFQKALREIGEIVTAVARGDLSKKVRMNTVEMDPEITTFKRTINTMMDQLQVFSSEVSRVAREVGTEGLLGGQARIEGVDGTWKELTDNVREIASVTTAVAHGDLTKKIERPARGEILQLQQTINTMVDQLRTFASEVTRVARDVGTEGILGGQADVEGVKGMWNELTVNVNAMANNLTTQVRDIIKVTTAVAKGDLTQNVQADCRGEIFDLKSTINSMVKQLQQFAREVTKIAREVGTEGRLGGQATVHDVEGTWRDLTENVNGMAMNLTTQVRAIAKVTTAVANGDLTEKIRVPVRGEILDLKNTINTMVDRLGTFAFEVSKVAREVGTDGTLGGQAQVDNVEGKWKDLTENVNTMASNLTIQVRSISTVTQAIANGDMSQKIEVEAQGEILVLKETINNMVDRLSNFCNEVQRVARDVGVDGKMGAQADPAGLKGRWREITTDVNTMASNLTTQVRAFSDITNLATDGDFTKLVEVEASGEMDELKRKINQMVSNLRDSIQRNTQAREAAELANKTKSEFLANMSHEIRTPMNGIIGMTQLTLDTDLTQYQREMLNIVNSLANSLLTIIDDILDLSKIEARRMVIEEIPYTLRGTVFNALKTLAVKANEKFLDLTYRVDSSVPDHVIGDSFRLRQIILNLVGNAIKFTEHGEVSLTIKKADPVVWACGPDQYAIEFIVTDTGIGIAADKLDLIFDTFQQADGSMTRKFGGTGLGLSISKRLVKLMGGDLWVKSQHGQGSEFHFTCRVRLSDLGVEIIEKQIKPYKGHEVLFVDKSQSGYGEQIETMLSLIGLKPVVVESEKNPILTSVRDAQAMPYDVIIVDSIDTARRLRSVDDFKYLPIVLLAPVVHVNLKSCLDLGITSYMTTPCTAVDLGNGMIPALENRATPSLADNTKSFEILLAEDNRVNQRLAVKILEKYHHVVTVVGNGLEAVEAIKAKKFDVILMDVQMPIMGGFEATGKIREYERSLGSHRTPIIALTAHAMMGDREKCIQAQMDEYLSKPLQQNHLIQTILKCATLGGQLLEKNRERDMAQQSRVKASSNEHPQSHLRPPLETRSFTSKEPIMGPSPASPAVATADQEDPISRALPNWDVQGQAQKKRKWNPE; this is encoded by the exons ATGGTCGACGACTCAGCATTGGCCGCTGCCGCGGCCATTGTGCAATCCCTTGCCGCTGATGGCACGACGCCAATGTCCCTTCCCTTCAAGGTTGATGCGCGGATCGAGCTCCCAGGTCGAGATACCCCCGCCAAGCGAAGCCTCGAGAACGAGCTTGCCAAGCTTGCCCAAAGAATCGAAAAGCTCGAGAGTCGAGCCCACGCCTCTGTAGCTTTCCCGGAAACGCCCAACGAAGTCCACGGTTCCCTCTTTGGCGACGATTCCGACGGCGCATCACCATCATCCTCCAACAGCCGCACTGTTGCCGCCGGGCCCACCAAGTTCCAACGCGAAGGTACCGCCACAGCCGATCCGAGCCTCGCAGACAGCCCGCTGACTGACGAAGCCTTGGAGAGCTTGCAAGAGAAGGTACTTGACCAGGAGAAAGGAATTTCTAGCGCAAGACAGGAAATCAGCAGCGTGTCCGCCCAGCTCCTTGAGCAAAAGGAACTCCAGGAACAGGCTTTCTTCAAGATCGAACAAGAGAGAGTTGCGACTCTGGAGCGGGAACTATGGAAGCACCAAAAGGCGAACGAGGCCTTCCAGAAAGCCCTGCGAGAGATTGGTGAGATCGTCACAGCCGTTGCGCGCGGAGACCTTTCCAAGAAGGTCCGCATGAACACCGTCGAAATGGACCCTGAAATTACCACGTTTAAACGGACAATCAACACTATGATGGATCAGCTACAGGTTTTCTCAAGCGAAGTCTCCCGCGTCGCCCGCGAGGTCGGAACCGAGGGTTTGCTCGGCGGACAGGCTCGCATCGAGGGTGTCGACGGTACTTGGAAGGAGTTGACGGACAATG TGCGAGAAATCGCATCGGTAACCACTGCTGTCGCCCACGGTGACCTGACCAAGAAGATCGAACGCCCCGCCAGAGGAGAAATCCTGCAACTGCAACAAACGATCAACACCATGGTAGACCAACTGAGAACATTTGCCTCCGAAGTCACTCGAGTAGCTCGCGATGTAGGAACTGAAGGTATCCTTGGTGGCCAAGCCGACGTCGAGGGAGTCAAAGGCATGTGGAATGAACTAACGGTCAACGTCAACGCAATGGCAAACAACTTAACGACACAAGTACGAGACATCATCAAGGTAACAACTGCTGTGGCCAAGGGCGACCTTACACAAAACGTACAAGCGGATTGCAGGGGAGAAATCTTTGATCTCAAGTCTACTATCAACTCCATGGTGAAGCAACTCCAGCAATTTGCCCGCGAGGTGACCAAGATTGCCCGAGAGGTAGGAACGGAAGGCAGGCTTGGTGGCCAAGCCACTGTTCATGATGTCGAAGGAACCTGGAGAGATCTCACCGAGAACGTCAACGGCATGGCCATGAACTTAACGACACAAGTGCGCGCAATTGCCAAGGTCACAACGGCTGTGGCGAACGGCGACCTTACGGAGAAGATAAGAGTACCCGTCCGAGGTGAAATTCTCGATCTGAAGAATACTATCAACACCATGGTGGACCGCCTCGGCACTTTCGCCTTTGAGGTTAGCAAGGTCGCCAGGGAAGTCGGCACTGACGGCACGCTCGGCGGACAAGCCCAGGTCGACAACGTGGAAGGCAAATGGAAGGATCTCACCGAAAATGTCAACACCATGGCCTCAAATCTTACGATACAGGTCCGCAGTATCTCGACCGTCACCCAAGCCATTGCCAATGGCGACATGAGCCAGAAGATTGAGGTTGAAGCCCAAGGAGAAATACTCGTCCTTAAAGAAACGATAAACAACATGGTTGACAGGCTTTCCAATTTCTGTAATGAAGTGCAAAGAGTGGCCAGAGACGTCGGTGTCGACGGCAAGATGGGCGCGCAAGCAGATCCTGCCGGCTTGAAGGGTCGTTGGCGCGAGATCACGACTGATGTGAATACCATGGCTAGTAATTTG ACAACTCAAGTGCGTGCATTTTCAGACATTACGAACTTGGCAACAGACGGAGACTTCACGAAACTTGTCGAAGTGGAAGCTTCGGGCGAAATGGACGAACTCAAACGAAAGATCAATCAGATGGTGTCCAATCTACGGGACAGTATCCAGAGGAATACACAGGCTCGTGAGGCGGCAGAGCTGGCCAACAAAACGAAATCCGAGTTCCTGGCAAATATGTCTCACGAAATTCGTACACCCATGAACGGTATTATCGGCATGACGCAGCTGACGCTAGACACGGACTTGACACAATATCAGCGAGAGATGTTGAATATTGTTAACAGTCTGGCGAACAGTCTACTCACCATCATTGACGACATTCTAGATTTGTCCAAGATTGAAGCACGCAGGATGGTTATAGAAGAGATCCCGTACACTTTGCGAGGAACGGTATTCAATGCTCTCAAAACACTGGCAGTCAAGGCAAACGAGAAGTTCCTCGACCTCACCTACCGTGTCGACAGCTCCGTGCCGGATCACGTCATTGGAGATTCATTCCGTCTTAGGCAGATTATTCTGAACCTGGTCGGAAACGCCATCAAATTCACGGAACACGGCGAAGTCAGTCTGACTATTAAGAAGGCCGATCCTGTTGTTTGGGCATGCGGTCCTGACCAGTACGCTATCGAATTCATCGTTACGGACACAGGTATTGGCATTGCCGCGGATAAGCTTGACCTCATTTTCGACACTTTCCAACAGGCCGACGGCTCAATGACAAGAAAGTTTGGCGGAACCGGTCTCGGACTGTCAATCTCGAAGCGCCTTGTTAAGCTCATGGGCGGCGACTTGTGGGTTAAGAGCCAACATGGTCAAGGCAGTGAGTTCCACTTTACGTGTCGAGTGCGCTTGTCGGATCTCGGCGTCGAGATCATCGAGAAGCAAATCAAGCCGTACAAGGGTCACGAGGTTCTCTTTGTCGACAAGTCGCAATCTGGCTACGGAGAGCAGATCGAGACAATGCTGTCTTTGATTGGCCTCAAGCCCGTTGTTGTCGAGTCGGAGAAGAACCCCATCCTCACCAGCGTTCGCGACGCTCAGGCGATGCCGTACGATGTCATTATTGTCGACTCCATCGATACCGCCAGGAGGCTCAGATCCGTGGACGACTTCAAGTACCTACCCATCGTTCTTCTGGCGCCTGTCGTTCACGTGAACCTCAAGTCATGCCTGGACTTGGGTATCACATCATACATGACGACACCCTGCACTGCTGTGGATCTCGGCAACGGCATGATTCCTGCTCTCGAGAACCGCGCGACCCCGTCTCTGGCCGACAACACCAAATCGTTCGAGATTCTTCTCGCGGAAGACAACCGGGTCAACCAGAGACTTGCTGTTAAGATTCTCGAAAAGTACCACCACGTGGTTACAGTTGTTGGCAACGGTCTCGAGGCTGTTGAGGCCATCAAGGCGAAGAAGTTTGACGTTATTCTCATGGATGTTCAGATGCCAATCATG GGCGGTTTTGAGGCAACAGGCAAGATTCGTGAGTACGAGCGCAGCCTGGGCTCGCATCGTACTCCCATTATTGCTTTGACGGCCCACGCCATGATGGGTGATCGCGAGAAATGCATCCAGGCACAGATGGACGAGTACTTGTCGAAGCCTCTGCAGCAGAACCACCTGATCCAGACCATTCTCAAGTGTGCGACCCTCGGCGGTCAGCTCCTGGAGAAGAATCGGGAGAGGGATATGGCTCAGCAGTCGAGAGTCAAGGCAAGCTCCAACGAGCATCCTCAGTCTCATCTTCGCCCGCCTCTGGAGACCCGATCCTTCACTTCAAAGGAACCAATCATGGGACCCAGTCCAGCCAGCCCAGCAGTGGCAACGGCAGACCAGGAAGACCCCATCTCTAGGGCAC TTCCTAACTGG